Below is a genomic region from Henckelia pumila isolate YLH828 chromosome 3, ASM3356847v2, whole genome shotgun sequence.
CGCAACTTCGGCGCGCCCGCGTCTCTctctagcgcgcccgcgccatgcccttttacatgcaccgaaggtatttgtgtgtgtgttcgggatttttaatattttggatttactttgtttattttaggtcttttattcctactaggaaactttagtagatatctttgatatctctttgatttattttgcgttatctttcaatattttgggttgtaatataaatactacaatattcattattttaatgataactaagattttcagattattgattattcaatacaaaattctctttagaattttatcaaagcttttgctttacccaaaatcaaacttatcaaagtttcatagctttgtggcgtttgtcaatcgattttcaattgggttatcaaagacaggttcctttgaaggtctaatttgAATCTtcgattgttttctatcgtgaattctctgttgctagttacaggttcaactagaggtggagattccaaaatcttttacttgtttcaaagtcgggacaaaaaatctttgaatttttttgttatcgaattgaggtgcgattcgttgaaatcATGTTGCCTTTcgtacataagattcatatcacatactgcctccaaaaaaaaaacgctcgctcgatcggtagaatgtGACCGATCAAACgagccccgaaaaaaaaaaattttgttattatttctgaattttcaaCAATTTCCGAAAAAcacattaaaacaaaaaaaaaaccaaaacaataaaaagaaataaaatcaaataaaacaaaaaggaaaaaaaatactgggttgcctcccagtcagcgctaaatttacttTGAGTCTATAGCTCGATTGCATGCTTCAGTTCATCATGGTGGTTCATATCTAATTCCcttgtccaccttcacccacttACACAGTTTCGTAGAGAGTTTTggtcttttcttcttcttcttggaTTTCTTGGATGCCTGCAGTTCAGAATGAACACTTTAAGTAGTAAAATTCTCCATAGTTCTTGCAATAACTTCCTTAATTTTATTCCCATTCACAACATTCTTGTGTTCTTGCGACAAGTGATTAGTGACATCAAGATTATTAATAACACTTTCATAATCAGGAATTTgcagggtatcaaaaatatgaaatttaacaACCTCCCTATCAAACTCCATAGTAAGAGTACCATTATTCACATCTATAACAGACTTTGAAGTATTCAAAAATGGTCTTTCTAGTAAAATtggactattcaaatcattatttttcatatcaagcacATAGAAATTAGCAGGAAAGACCAAATTTTCAACTTGCACAAGAACATCTTCTAGCACTCCTCTTGGAAAAATTGTAGATTTATCAGCAATTtgaataacaattccagtttCAGTAGAAGGCCCTAGTTTTAAGGAAGCATACACAGAATATGGCATGACATTGATCGACGCTCCTAAATCTAACATGGCCGTATCAAGCTGAACATCTCCTATCTTACAAGGAATTgagaacatacctggatccttgcattttgtaggtacctttctttgaattacggcagagacctgttctcccaattcaactttCTGACATCCCTTTAACTTTTGTTTTCTCTTCACAGtacacaatttttttaaaaatttagcataatgaggtacttgtttaatagcatctaacaaagggatatttacctcacatctacgaaacaCTTCATACAACCCCTTAATTCCATAATTTTTCCTACACTCTTTCAATTCTAAGGGAGAAGGGGCTACATGTTTATACTCGGAAAAAGGAGGGAACTTACCTCTAGGTTCTTCCTGAATTGTGTCATCCTCCTCTACCTTGGATTCCTGCTCATCTTTGTTCTGTACTGGTTCTTTTACCACTTCTTCACTAACCTTCAActcctttccactcctcaaggtGATTGCACTCACATTCTCCCTCGGATTCACCACAGTCTGTGATGGTAGGCTGTTCGAATTCAGTGCCTCCAACCTGTTCACTGCGGTTTCCAACTGTCCCATTTGAGTGTTCAACTGTTGGATATTTGCTcgagtttcctgttgaaaagaggcagtattagtagcaagatccttaacaatgttTTCTAGAAACTCACCAGGCGTGGGGACTTGAGGATGCTGTGGTTGTTGGGGGTACGACGGCCTCTAAGATGGATTGTGCGGTGGTGATTGAATTGCTTGCGGGTTCCCATATCTCaggtttggatgatccttccaactaggattgtatgtgttggagtaTGGATCATACTTTCGTTGTGGTGGTTCGGGAAATCCTCCTGCTGCATTGAATTGCTCAGCCGATccctcttgaagtgtgggacacatgaCAGTCGCATGTCCCCTTGCAGTGCAAATTCCACAAACCTTCATattttgtccattccctacagccatttgacgcacaagagacgtcagatAAATCAGTTGCTGTTCAAGGGAATAAACATTTACCTCAATATTCCTTCCGGGTTTTGGATTACTCCTGACGgttccaaattgttgagaattggcggCCATGTTCTCTATCAGATTCCTTGCTTGGactggagttttatccacaaaaactcctccgcTGGCCGCATCCAGCATATTCCTGTCATGAGACAATAAACCTTCATAGCACaattgaattaattggttttcacttatctgatgttgctgacagctagcacaaaactttttgaaccgctcccagtattcatgaagTGATTCCCCTGTGTATTGCTTTATCCCATATATTTCCTTCCTGATATTTGCTGCTCTAGAAGCTGGGAAGTACTTCTCCAGAAAAATTCTTTTCATCTCAGTCCAAGTCGTGATGGATCCAGAGGGTAAgtaatatagccaatccttagcagcactgttcaaagagaaaggaaaagctctcagctgaatctgctcctctgtcactccatggggtttcatacttgtgcaaaccacatggaattccatcaagtgtttgttagggtcctcacctgcaagaccatgaaaagaagacaataagtgaatcaatccaaacttaagctcaaaagtagcataattttctaatgtaggaaaagtaatgcataaaggttgttgattggggtcaggagtgcccaattgtctaagactcagaTTCGCGTTGGCAGCCATCTCTTCCTCAGGAATTTCAGTCCGTAGCTCGTCCTTTTCTTATTTCCCACGAGCCTTCTTCCTTCTTCTACGGAGCGTTCTCTCTATCTCTGAATCGTAGGGGAATTCTTCTTCAGAAGATTCTCCTGTAAGCATTAACAAACCCGAGAAGCACTGggaaagaatataaaataaaaataaaaaacaagaacacaaataaactaaacgccttccccggcaacgacgccaaaatttggtagcgcttagtcgtgtcgcgcccaaattaacccaactcagattaaacaatgaaaaatgtaGTATTGcaagtagggatcgttcccacgagaaaagttaaatttaatgtgtcctaTGCAAAATAAAAATGAGGGTTTTGaggtttgagattaactactgaaaatttaagcaattaaaataaatataatcactaacatgcaagattgaaaattaaaccgaaaaaatcaataagagacgagacttggtattggtcgactacacccttgatattcattcattcaatcatcgattccctaaaaataattaatcatattaaatattcatcattgaaaatcaaattcctgtttcaccttaagttTAGCTAAtcagaaaacaacattctagaTTAGCCCATACCAATAAATTAACTCGGATTCCGgggatctagatttaaatttacgatagcattcaaactagtaaaactgacgaacctagacaacacaaacaccagcggttgtatttagcctagtcaatacttgaccctacgaattaataaattcaacaacagaaaatatcaaacgtagttgcttcgaaaattagttgattcaaacaattatggatttgaattctaatttagcaatagattgtacgaaagaattatcaggtgatcaatctaataatcaaacacacaagcatgaaataaaccatatcaaatattgatacttaacaagaattaaacactgcaaTTCGAATctcattaataaattatatcaaggtttcgtttccctcaaccaagtataaaagtttagttacaacgattcatgaaaactcaagaaaaattcaagagaagagaagaaaacttaAGAGAGAGATTCAAAGAATAGAACCTAGCCGCCTTAGAGATCTCCAAAGTCTGATAATTATCTCCCtaaaacggaattaaaagcctaataaagcctagagtccaaaataacaaaatttccaaaattataaaattcttCCCGAATAgcgatgctcgctcgatcggtaaacattggccgatcgagcgagccaaaatccCAACCTTCTGTTTTCAAAATACGtgccccgctcgatcggtaagaagttgcagatcgagcgaccAAAAATCCAAAGGCTATTGTCTTCATCAAATaggcgcccgctcgatcggttaaaagcTGCAGATCGAGTGGCGCAAATTCTTCAGAAATTTTCCAGCAATTCCATGACTCCAAAGTTCCGTCCTAGTCCCGCCAAAATGtacaacctaaccacaaaaccgggaaataaatcatgcaaacacaaaaaatgaaatacgaacaaaatgcataaataaaacacgtaaacaaatgcaaaacaacaacaaaatgacactaacaaatgcactaaaaacataactatcagttttatttttgaaaatccacttAGTTCCaataacattaccatgagcAGGTCATGGTACCAAGTACtaaacatcattcctaacaaaatGTTCTAACACTTCATGCATaacattgacccaaaattcatcctTTAAAGCTTATTCAACCTTTctgggttcaatgtttgacatgAAACAAGaaaatcttacctgagaatatgTAGAACTCGTGCACATTAAacctgccatctttcgataatccactttctctttccttcgagtttTCATGTTTCCATGTACATCTCCAATGACTTGTGAGGTAGGAtgattcttttgaatttttcttggaATATTCTTTCCAAATTTATTCACCTCATTGTTCTCGTCATTAATCTCCTCAGTAAGCTGTTCATCTTTTGTTTCTGGAATTTCTGCAGAAGGTGTTTTcggaggtgttgtaacaccttggacaacatctaaatttccagaattatcAAGCAGATATTCAActtcatcctcagctgttttcttttttagatctgaaaaatcatcaaatacaatattaatagactcaaaaatagtccttgttTTCAGGTTATACATActataggctcggctatttgatgaatatcccaagaacatacacttatcaATCTTTGCATCAAACTTGGCTAGATGatccctatcattcaaaacgtgacatacacatccaaaaacatgaaaatatttaaggtttggcctctttcccatgagaatttcataggatgccatagtagtaccattcctcaaataaactctatttgaaatatgacattcagtattcaaggcttcagcccaaaaacgttttgaaatatttttcgaactcaacatcactcttgccatttcttgcaaagtcctatttttctttttagcaattccattttgttgtggagttttaggagcagaaaattcatgagaaattcctttcttatcacacaaacttGCAAATgaagagttttcgaactccttaccatgatcagtacGAATCCggattaccttcagattgtGGAGATTCGAAACCTTagtgagcagtttcttgaaTACCTCAaatgtgtctgatttttctcttaAAAATTTTACCCATGTAtatcgtgaaaaatcatccacataaacaaaagaatatttcttaccaccaaatctttcaacatccattggacccatcaagtccatatgtacaAGCTCAAGacagcgtgttgtcacagatgttggcaacacctcgtgtgacaccctagtctgctttcctttttgacatgcttcacacacaaatggaatacTAGATTTCAAGTTAGGAATACCTCTGACAGCATCTAACTTACACAAGTTCTTTAGTATCTTaaaatttgcatgacccaatttttttATGTCATAGGTCAAATTCA
It encodes:
- the LOC140889462 gene encoding uncharacterized protein, with translation MKRIFLEKYFPASRAANIRKEIYGIKQYTGESLHEYWERNMLDAASGGVFVDKTPVQARNLIENMAANSQQFGTVRSNPKPGRNIEVNVYSLEQQLIYLTSLVRQMAVGNGQNMKVCGICTARGHATVMCPTLQEGSAEQFNAAGGFPEPPQRKYDPYSNTYNPSWKDHPNLRYGNPQETRANIQQLNTQMGQLETAVNRLEALNSNSLPSQTVVNPRENVSAITLRSGKELKVSEEVVKEPVQNKDEQESKVEEDDTIQEEPRGKFPPFSEYKHVAPSPLELKECRKNYGIKGLYEVFRRCEIGDVQLDTAMLDLGASINVMPYSVYASLKLGPSTETGIVIQIADKSTIFPRGVLEDVLVQVENLVFPANFYVLDMKNNDLNSPILLERPFLNTSKSVIDVNNGTLTMEFDREVVKFHIFDTLQIPDYESVINNLDVTNHLSQEHKNVASKKSKKKKKRPKLSTKLCKWVKVDKGIRYEPP